The window GCGCTGCCTGAAGGAGAATCTGATGATCTCGAGGAGCCAACTGGCTCTGCAGAGGATAAGccagaagaggaagaagatcctGAGGAGGCTGCATTGAAAAGAGAGGCTTTGAGAGCAGCCCAGCTCGCAGTCTCCCAGCAGAAGAAGATAACTAGTGCATTTGACAGTGAATGCATGAAGCTGCGTCAAGCTGTCGAAACTGAAGGCCAGCCAAATGACAACTTGATTGCAGGTTCCAGTAACATAGACCTACTAAATCCGTAAGTCGGAACTTCTCAAGTTAACATTGTacctctttttcaaaaaaaaaaaaaaaaaacaaaaaacagagtCAATAACAGTCATTAATCCGGCCAGTTGAGTCAACTTTAATTCTATCAGAATTTTAGTCAACACAAcgtaaaacaaaaacaaaaaacagagtCAATAACAGTCATTAATCCGGCCAGTTGAGTCAACTTTAATTCTATCAGAATTTTAGTCAACACAACGTAAAACTCGATTtaacaagcttttttttttttttttaaggacttGGAAAAAAAATCACAAGTTTGACTCTGTAACTAGTCACCAGCTGTAGTTGAGTTTTATTGTTTTGTATATGCCAAAAAGGAcatctttctaattttctttacGTAGggtagtttttcattaaattctattaaatggtttttgaaaatacTCCATTTTTCAAATGAAATTTTGTTATTTATAGGGGTTTTCAATACTTCTATAGTATTTCAGAAATCAAATCTGTGTAAATGACACTCGACTTAGTTTTTGAGTTGACGTGGTGGGCGTTTGAGGCAAACCGAAGTTTTCTATTTTTGTTCTAACAACAGATGGCAAAGATTTATCATTCAACTAACCTGGTCAGAATTTGAACTGTTCCTCTTTCCTACTTTCAGGTCAACTATGCCTGTAACGTCGTCAGTGCAGACACCAGAACTGTTTAAAGGTTCTCTTAAAGAATACCAGCTAAAAGGTCTCCAATGGCTAGTTAATTGTTATGAGCAGGTAATCTTTATCCATGAAGGGAACTCTTATAAACTGTGCAGTCTATATGTAGGAAACTTTTCCTATCTGGGATATTTCTGGGCGATCCCTTTTCCAGTGGTGCGTCCTATTATATCAGCAGTCTGGTCACTGAACCATGGGGCCTACTCGTACGGACTGGGTGGGCAAATCATACATGTGCTGATTCATCAGTATCCTATGATTCTCAGTTGATTTTGTATGCAGTCCAGTTGCTGACTTCAGAACCGTTCTCTTGTCTTTCAGGGTTTGAATGGAATCCTTGCCGATGAGATGGGCCTGGGAAAGACAATCCAAGCCATGGCGTTCTTGGCGCATTTAGCTGAGGTGATTGATCCTACTTCTAAATTGAAAGTGTCCCACCCTGATTATAAGCCTATGAAGTTGTCACTTACATCTATTTTAGCTATCAAGCACACTATCCCACACATAAAATCCAGACTATTCATTTgtgggggcccactgtggatgggtAGTACCCAAAAATCACACAGATCACATGATCCTAGCCACTGGTTGAAGCACCATTCAGGATTAGAAATGGACAACTGGAGAAAAGAAATCCAGCAAATGGAAAAATACAGTGGTTGGAAGTCCTCAAATCGCAGCTAGGGATCATCCGACTGCTGTGGAGTTTTGTAGGGCCTAGCATCGGAATGGTTTTTATCTTGCCCATTTGTGCCACTTTTACACAGACAAGAGTGCCAGATAGCTAACTTAGATACATCATACATGTATTTTACACTGTAGTCTATCCATATTAATGTGCATGTTCATCTTTTTTATGCCTTGGATTGACTGTTTTGTACAGGAGAAAAATATATGGGGCCCCTTTCTGGTCGTTGCACCTGCTTCCGTCTTGAATAATTGGGCTGATGAAATTAGCCGTTTCTGTCCCGATTTGAAAACACTTCCATACTGGGGTGGGCTGCAAGAGAGGACGATACTTAGGAAAAACATCAATCCAAAGCGTCTTTATAGAAGGTAAGTTGTGCTTGCATTTCTTTGGGTCAGACCTGACAGAATATATCACCTATCATCCTTAAGGGTTACAAATTGTCTCTTTTGCAGAGAGTCTGGATTCCACATACTGATTACTAGCTATCAGCTGTTGGTGTCTGATGAGAAGTACTTCCGGCGTGTGAAGTGGCAATATATGGTATTAGATGAAGCCCAGGCAATTAAAAGTTCAAACAGGTAGCTTAACGCATGCACCAAGTCAAGCCCTTATTCGTTGTTATGTGTTAAGGAAATATGCAATGTTCGTTCGAGCATTTGATCGGTCCAACAAAGGCTGTACATGCATGTACCACATTTTCCTGATCCAAAATCGTTTATATGTTTGGCCATGTGGTGATTGGGAGATACATTGGGAATCTCCCCCATCAGATAATACTGATCATCTGCCCGCTTGGGCTCTCATTAAGTGTGCACCACTGGTTTTAGTTTTGCATCCTCATCAGATAGATAGGATCGTTTGATGAGGTGATGTTAACATATGGCTTGTCCCATGATCGAGCGCACTGTGAGGTCAATAGCTTAGGTTATTGCAATATGCACGGATCTTACTATAGCTGGTTTGAATTGAAAAAGGTGCCATCATAATGCCTTGTTCGGGTGTTTACTTGTACTGGAATAGAATACATGTTCGTTACTTGGTTCCTTTTCTCCATTTCACATTACTGCTGCAGCAGTTTGTGCTCGGTAACATTATCTATTCCTTGGTCATTGCTGatgtttgattatttatttattttttaaattttattttgcaGTATACGGTGGAAAACGCTGTTGAGTTTCAATTGTAGAAACCGCTTGCTTCTGACGGGGACGCCCATACAGAATAATATGGCTGAGCTATGGGCTCTTCTCCATTTCATCATGCCCACCTTGTTCGACAGTCATGAGCAATTCAATGAATGGTTTTCAAAGGGGTATTCCTTCAGCTCATCATGTCAGTTCCAATCTTTCTTTTATGAAATTTCCACTGTTCATTTACcaatccttcttcctttcttttcataTTATCAGCATTGAGAACCATGCGGAACATGGTGGCACGTTGAATGAACATCAGCTCAACAGACTGGTaagaatttcttttcttttctttcctttttttctccttttttttgagcttcaagcccaacccaattagctgggacaaggctatgattgACTATGGTATTTTCTGGACCTTTGCCAAATCCATTTGCTGATCTGGCACATGTGGTCTATTGGAGCTTTGCGTCAAGTGGGCCCAGCTGTTTAGATGACCTGGCTCGAGCATCTGGCCAACCACTAACCAGGTGGGGCATGTGTACTAATGGGCTGCTATAAAAAACTGCCAATGGCCCACATTCAGCAACCTATctggcctgcctgatgagtggacagcCTATTTTTGGGCTAGGCCATCTAATGCAGTTGGGCTGTTGTGATGCATGGTTCGAATGCGCCATGTATGTGGCTGTGTTTTGGTGCTTCTGGGCTTTATCAGATTCAGATTATTGAACTGAACACAAGATTGGAACTTTGGAGTCTAAGCTATTCAACCCTGACTAATGTTTTGTCGGTTGTTCCTGGCAGCATGCAGTTCTAAAGCCCTTCATGTTGCGGCGGGTTAAGAAAGATGTGATTACAGAGATGACAGGTAAAACTGAAGTGACGGTGCACTGTAAACTTAGCTCTCGACAGCAAGCGTTTTATCAAGctataaagaacaaaatatcCCTTGCTGAGTTATTTGATGGAAGCCGCGGTCATCTTAATGAGAAGAAAATTCTGAACTTGATGAACATTGTTATCCAGTTGAGGAAGGTATTCTCCTGTTCTCGTATCAGGTCCCCCAGATGGCTGAAGCCTTTCCTTTTATGGAAATAAGTAGCTTCttgatttctttccttttcctatgATATGGAATATGGGTTATTCTTTTAATTTCGTCCCATGGCAGGTTATGGTTTATTGAATCCTCGTTGTAAAGAGGCATTGCTgagtcctgatgcatcaggacttCAACAACATCATGATGTGCCTTCCACGTAGGTGGGGTCCAGGTCATGGTGATCCAGACTAtttgtatggtggaccccacagtggatGTGGGGATGCTCCAAGAAGTTAGAATAGAGACCCTAACCGTTTAATCTTTGGCCTTTTTTACAGGAATTGTTTTTTCTCAATGAGGGAAAAATTCTCAATGTCTAATGTAGGCCATGATCAATGTGTTAGGATCTTTCTTATCTAGGAGTTCCCAGGTATGTCCCCACCCATGGTGGATTGATCATGTCAACAATCTGGATTACTGAAACGTGGACCCCATCAATACGCACTGGGTGCATCAGGACACTATTTGCATCCCGATATATCAGGAGCCTGTGGTTGCTTCATTCTATCACATGGATCTGATGGAAGCCTTTCatttagggggcatttggattgtaagttacttaagacaagctacttatgccataagttgcttatcttggtttctacttattaagcataATTATcagccaaaaagtagaaaagcatgtttGGCTTCCAACATCTTAAGTAATTATCCTTCAAGTctgtttggtccccctcacatccaccatccattatttggggtcaaccttcgatgtggaccgttcattgcgtgggccccacctttgatgtcggccgcccatcatgcggggcctaccttggatgtgagccattcatcattagggactgACCTTTTATGTGCACCATTCATTgagggcccatctttgatgttggtcatccatcatgtggggtccaccattaatgttattgtccatcatgtggtgcATACtttcaatatccaccgcccatcatgtggagcccacctttgatgtggaccgtccatcatgtgggccccaccgctaatgtgggccgtccatcatgcagagatcaccttggatatgggccactcatcattagggccgacctttaatatggaccgtccatcatgtgggccccacgttgatgtggaccatctatcatgtgaggcccactgttattaattgcccatcatgtggagcccaactttgatgtggactatccatcacgtgccccaccttcaatgtggctTGCCTATCATGCTGGGCTcaccttagatgtgggtcattcatcatgtggggccaccttaatatggggcatccatcatgtggggcctagcttcaatctccactgcctatcatgtggagcccacctttgatgtggatcatccatcatgtaggccccacctttgaagtgggttgtccatcatatcaGCCCGCTTGGTTATTGgctttttatcattatgggccgacctttgatgtggaccatccatatgtgggccGGCATTAATAtggggttgtccatcatgcggggcccaccttttatgtggaccatccaccgtGGGGCTCACACCTCTAATGTAGACACTCACCATGTGGAGCCtactttgatatggaccgtgagagagagagagagagagagagagagagagagagagagagaaatagaaaagTCATAAGTTGAAAAGCTTAAAAAAAGTTATTAAGATAAGTAGCTTTTAGCTAATAAGTTACTTCTATAATGATGCTTACCAAATtaacttaagtgaaaaaaaagtaacttaattacttaccataagttaaaaagtaacttttttggtagtatccaaatgggcccttagagaTTTGCTCCATAGTTGTTTGTCACTTGACCtggtttggattttcttcatttcgTTGTGATGAATCTGATTTGGAGACGTTTccttttcaatggtaggtgtgcAACCATCCAGAGTTATTCGAACGCAATGAAGGTAGATCGTATCTGTACTTCGGACATATGTTGTATTCTCTTCCCCCCCCTCCCTTTGGGGAGTTGGAAGACGTACACTATGCAGGAGGTCGGAATCCTATAACGTACAAGGTACTTTTGGATGGCTGCTTTTATCTGAATGCTGCTTGTAAGAACTAATGGGCGAATGCCGAATCCAAGCACCTGGTACATGTCAATGTGGCATGTGTTCCAGATATGGgtgattcatcaggtgggctccatccCAAAATTCTGGCCAGTCCGctattcaggtgggcctcacatgttcAAAAAATGGATCGATAAAAAGAATAGCTTGAAGTTCCACATTCaagagtggactggcctgatttttgggctagggaACATCCACTGTGCTCCTGCCTGTTCAACTGCTGGGATCTTAGACACGTGTGGGGTTAGGCACCTGGAGATGATCCCTTGCAAGTACTAATCCTCTGTCTGTTTGACCAGTTCAATTCTTTGTTGCCATGTTCTACTTTCTGTTGTGTTGATTAATTGGATCTGTTTTTTTCTCTGGTTTCAACCTCAGATACCAAAGCTACTCTATCGAGAAATCGTTGAAAGTGCTGAAATGCCTTGCTCAGCACATGGTCATGGTGTTCCGCAAGAATCATTTGAGAAGCTTTTTAGCATATTTTCTCCAGAGAATGTTTATCGATCTATACTGCCCCAAGATAAATGGTCAGAAGAGCGTGCGGTGAATAGCGGCGCTTTTGGTTTTACCCGTCTGATGGATTTGTCTCCTGAGGAGGTGGTTTTTCTGGCAAAGGGTTCTGTATTTGAGAGGCTGTTGTTTTCTGTTATGAGGTGGGACCGGCAATTTGTAGATGATATCTTGGACTTGTTAATGGAAGCCGAAGGGGATGATCTTGAGTATAACCATCTGGACAAAGGGAAGGTGAGAGCTGTCACCCGAATGTTACTATTGCCGACAAAATCCGAGTCGAATGTACTCAGAAGGAAACTAGTGGCGGGTCCTGGCGATGCCCTGTATCAGGCATTAGTGGTCTCTCACCAGGACAGGCTTACATCCAACATCAGCCTTCTGAACTCAATATATGCTTTCATCCCACGAAGTCGAGCTCCACCTGTAAGTTTGACTAGAATCATGCATTAGAGCAATGCTGTTTCGGATGGTCTGTAGCCATACTGAATTACCGATAGCAACTGTTTGACTTGTCGTATTCCAAATTGTTCTTTTGAGGGTACAATGAGCATGCTCTGTCATGGCTTAGATAGTGGTGATTTATACACCTTATACATGCCAAAAGAATGTGGCAATCCTGGCTGTCTCAATTGTTgaccccattgtggatggagcactaggatgatccaaaccatctaatttGTGCCGTCAAATGATgggttaaaaagaaaatggtccaaccGGTTTAAATTCAACGGGCTATATAGAAGGCAAAGCTTGAATGACTGGTTGACTTTTTTGGGATATGCTCCATTGACAATAGGGCCCATGATTTAGGTGGTCTGTATTGGAGTACATGCGAGCTACACTTATGATGGATGAGTCagaagtcaccaccatttaagaatagTGAAAAAGAGTAATCTGGCCCCTTTAGTTGTTATCTTGGAGCCCTTGGCTTTTTTGCATCTACAGTAAATACATTTCTATTTGCTCATATTGGTTTCAGGTTTTaaatttttcttcctctttccccCTGTCAGATTCATGCGCACTGCTCTGATAGAAACTTTGCATATAGAATGGTTGAGGAACTGCACCATCCATGGCTTAAGCGGATGTTTCTTGGATTTGCTCGTACGTCTGAGTGTAATGGCCCAAGAATGCCCAGTGGTCCTCATCATTTGATACAAGAGATAGATTCAGAGTTGCCTGCTGCAGAGCCTGTTCTTCAACTCACATACAAGATTTTTGGGTCTTCCCCACCTGTGCGGAGCTTCGATCCTGCAAAAATGCTGACGGTACATTAATGTTCATCTTTCATggtttctttttctattttgttgGTTGTGATCTAGATTCCAGCATGGTGTATTCATGCATGATGAAGGGAGTGTTGTAAGGTAAGAAAGCATTTGGAGCGAAAGATGCTTCCTGCCTGTCCCTTCGTAATCCTTATAAGacacaagggcctgtttgggagcatccCAGAAGGAGAATGGAGTAAAATGCAACACAATCTATATCTTTGCATTATATGGAAATGGAGCTGTTTGGCTCATGCTGCAAAATGCAGATGGCTGGATGCCCCAAATAAGGATGGGATGATAACAGTTCATACCTGTTAAGATTCCCCTCCCATTCTGGATGGCAGATGCTTGGTCCCATCTGCATCTGGTAGACATGTTGGCCCTGGACATGCACAATGCCTTGTGTAAAATTGCCGTGATTTGTTGCTTTGTCATATAGTTGTTCTGAAGATTACATGTCTTCTACAAATGGGTGATTTAAAGGATGCTTATCTTCTTTTTAGGACTCTGGGAAGCTTCAAACTCTGGATATACTTCTAAAGAGGCTGCGAGCTGAAAATCACCGCGTGCTGTTGTTTGCTCAAATGACAAAAATGCTGAACATTCTAGAGGTATTTTGTTGTTAAATTCTTTCTTTCATGGGAACTGTTGGTATCTGTTGCGTCTCTTGCACTCTTGTATGCTGCCGCCCTCAATTTCAATTTATAATTTTATAGATAAAGACCAAAGGATCTTCATATATAAAATTCAATCCATTGCCCTCTTTAATATCAATATCATCAATGTCTTCAGTAAATTGAAGATATCTAATCATGAGAAAGGATAAAAGCCTGAACTCTGTTAGGGGTGAGCCACAAATTACAGTAGCTCTGTCCCAAAAAATAAAGAAACTATAGATGATCTCATAGCTAGCCTGATGACCGACAATAGGTTTTCCTGATTTCATTGAAATGTTATCAAGTCAAAAATCTCCCAATGTTGTTGTTCCATGTTGGCAATCCAGATTGTGGGTCATTTATTATCCGGACTCCGGATTTTTTTTTAACTGACCAGAAATTATTGTTTACACTCTTATTGTAATTTAAATTTGATTAGAATGTCAGGTTTGTTTCCTTCATTTATGTAATAATATCAAGCATATGCAACATAATACCACACGTGCAGGATTCAGAACATGCAGGAATAATAACAGTAACATTCATCATTTTAGGTATAAATTACAATACAAAATTTGCATACGTAACTCTATTTTGTGTACTCACGAGTATGTAGTAGAAAGACCGCATGATCATACCCCCGGCGTACCACATGCTGGGTAAGTAGTGCACTGCATGCCCACTCCCGCACCACATACTTGAGTGACATGCAACCCAGGTAACCTCGTTTGATGCCACTTGGCTGAGTAGCTGCAAAACATAATCAAGGTTTAAAAAGCCACCATGTTGGTGGCATTTCTTCCTTCTTATCAGGTGATTTTGACTGTTGATGAGTCCATACGTCAAATGCAAATTGTAAAATGCCTAGTTGGCAGTTAGGATTCAGGAGTTTTGCAGCAATGGCACCAACACCCCAATCATGATGAAAACATAACATAGAACTGCCTAATCTCTTCCATTAGGAAACTCTGCCACAATCAATGGATCTGGGTCGTCTTATTGACTCCCGTTGAACTTCTGGTTTAGAAATTTATagtttttcttaggattatacaCTTCAACATTTATTTCATTTAAAAAATCAACCTTGGCTGGTCAGTAGTCATAAACATTCCAACATGGGTTCAGTTGTGTAAGGATCACCTGATAAACTATGGAATTATCACCTGAAATGTTACATGATTTGATGCTGGCATGCGTTATTTGTTTCTTAGTGGGTCTCGTAATGCCCCAATATAGTTTCTTTTCCAAAACCAGTAAACTAACTCCTGTGGAAAAACAACTCCTTATGTACCCCACAACCTTAGGGTGTGAAGCTAAGCAAATTTGGGTGCAGGAGCCATGAAgcacatgtttcaaaattttataaagtGTAGAAGCCCAAGAAGCAGTTGCAAGAGCCCGATGTGAAGCACAAGCAGGAGTGGCACCTTGGTATAATAATACAACCAAGGTTTGAGTCCTGCAAAATCATGGTTGGGAGCACTTCCCAACTAGGCGCAAAATCCTCATTCTTTGTGGTGGTGAGAAAATTGGAATCCGTAAGTGTGGgcttctattttcttgcttttcctGCACCATGTCATACAGGATACCAGAATGGGAAGGTCCTTTTCATTGTGTGTGATCTGTGATTTGAGTGTAGGgcaagtagggctgtcaatgggttggggTTGGGTTAGGTCCTATAGTACCCGTTCTCAAGCAAACCGGGTTTGGGTCTTGCGGTGTCTGGTTCTAGTTTTTGAATCCCCAGAGCTGGATCCGATTGAGGTTTGGTACCCATCTGGTATTTGGATATAGGTTTCAAGTTTGGGAAAATTAAGGTAGTTTTTATTGTTGGGCCAcccgatgaatggattagatggtacACATGTCCCATTTTTCACACATGCATGGCGTGCAAATAGGCTTTCTTACATGTGTGTGGCTTAGGAACCTCACTTTGTTACTAAAATCATCGATATGATTGTACTATTCAATTGAATTGGACCTGACCTGATTTTAACAAACCTGACAAGACATGATTCTTAACCGGGGATTCAAAGGTGAGGTTCAAGCCCCACCTGATTTCTTAATGGGTCCAAAAGATGGGACCTGGACCTGTTAAAATTGGGTTGGTTCCATTGGGTACCTGCGGGACTGGGCACATATTTATTTCCCTAAGTGCAAGCAACCATACCTTGGGAAGTGGGAGCACCCAAATGTTCCATTTATGTGTCCTCCAAGATTGAAGGTGACGCGAATAGCATGCAACCTCTTGCAACTAACAGTTCTCATCTCTTCTTGTAAGCTATTCTTCATTCTCATTTCTCATTTGGATTGGGCACTGACTTATTCATTATTTGCAGGACTATATGAATTATAGGAAATACAGGTATCTCCGACTTGATGGTTCCTCCACTATTATGGATCGACGCGACATGGTCAGAGACTTCCAGCATCGGTAGTTATTCAGTTTCCTCACATGCATTTCCCTGAGTTTTAATGGCTTTGCAATTGCCATTTTTTTTACACGTCAGGGATGAAAACATGCTAACCTTCAAGGATGAGTTTGACTGAAAATCCATTCCCCTTGTTGCAGGAATGATATTTTTGTCTTCTTATTGAGCACTAGAGCTGGAGGGCTGGGTATCAACTTGACAGCTGCTGACACTGTCATATTCTATGAAAGTGATTGGAATCCTACCTTGGATTTACAGGCCATGGACAGGGCCCACCGTTTGGGCCAGACAAAGGAGGTTCGTGAGCTTAATGGATACTAAGATGTTGGCTCGACCAATCCCAATGCTTTTGCTGTTTGTTATGGTGCTTCGTTGATTTACCTGCTTGCTTTGGAAGCTTGTGATGGAAATTGCTCCACTATCGACTATTCATCAATATCATTTTGCATATGCATGGGATGCAACATGCGTTATCACATGCATATTCTTGTGCGGGTTGTAGGGCCATCAATGAATTGGGCAGCTGGGCCATTGAGCATCTTGACAGTTCACGCAACAGGCCTGGCCACACAACAAATACACGGGCTGAGGGTGGGCCTGGATTTAACAACTCTCTATTGAGGCATGGCTGAGCCCAAATCTATGCATGTTTGAGGCTTGCATGGGCTAGGTTTGAGCCTAATTTCAGGCCTTGCCACACAACAAATACACGGGCTTTGGGTGGGCCTGGCCTGGATTTAACAACTCTCTATTGAGGCACAGCTGAGCCCAAATCTATGCATGTTTGAGGCTTGCATGGGCTAGGTTTGAGCCTAATTTCAGGCCTGTTGGCCAAGTTGGATCTAAATTTCtagcccaaaaaataaatggaTTGGGCTTCAGCTGACATTGGCCTGGTT of the Magnolia sinica isolate HGM2019 chromosome 7, MsV1, whole genome shotgun sequence genome contains:
- the LOC131250886 gene encoding chromatin-remodeling ATPase INO80, encoding MEQKRQSKNGLSYANLFNLESLMNFQLPQEDDDFDNYGSSSQDESRGSRGRGAMADLTKRKRPFVKAEPGSNSSARRDVDSNDEDCSDDYGTHISEERYRSMLGEHVQKYRRVRFKESSSPAPALAPALVRTGMSASKRNHVSSKGRKLAESLIPVKEEKAFHGMETPSEFFADITPFKQGSYYDADFGSDYCSDRFLSSLDAAYLDIGEGITYRIPPTYDKLVTSLKLPSLADVRIEECILKGTLDLGTLASMMASDRRLGFRSRMGMGDPQPEFESLQAKLKSPAVCNSIQKFNLQVLDNGLDPSIPEGAAGGTKRTIMSEAGTLQIYYVKVLEKGDTYEIIKRSLPKKQKVKKDPSVIEKEEKEKIGKFWVNIVRRDIPRHHKVFFNFHRKQVADAKRFSEICLREVRFKANRSCKFSRGAGVRTKRSTRDMQVFWKRVDKEQAEIRKKEEREAAEALKREEELREAKRQQQRLNFLLSQTELYSHFMQNKSTSASETAALPEGESDDLEEPTGSAEDKPEEEEDPEEAALKREALRAAQLAVSQQKKITSAFDSECMKLRQAVETEGQPNDNLIAGSSNIDLLNPSTMPVTSSVQTPELFKGSLKEYQLKGLQWLVNCYEQGLNGILADEMGLGKTIQAMAFLAHLAEEKNIWGPFLVVAPASVLNNWADEISRFCPDLKTLPYWGGLQERTILRKNINPKRLYRRESGFHILITSYQLLVSDEKYFRRVKWQYMVLDEAQAIKSSNSIRWKTLLSFNCRNRLLLTGTPIQNNMAELWALLHFIMPTLFDSHEQFNEWFSKGIENHAEHGGTLNEHQLNRLHAVLKPFMLRRVKKDVITEMTGKTEVTVHCKLSSRQQAFYQAIKNKISLAELFDGSRGHLNEKKILNLMNIVIQLRKVCNHPELFERNEGRSYLYFGHMLYSLPPPPFGELEDVHYAGGRNPITYKIPKLLYREIVESAEMPCSAHGHGVPQESFEKLFSIFSPENVYRSILPQDKWSEERAVNSGAFGFTRLMDLSPEEVVFLAKGSVFERLLFSVMRWDRQFVDDILDLLMEAEGDDLEYNHLDKGKVRAVTRMLLLPTKSESNVLRRKLVAGPGDALYQALVVSHQDRLTSNISLLNSIYAFIPRSRAPPIHAHCSDRNFAYRMVEELHHPWLKRMFLGFARTSECNGPRMPSGPHHLIQEIDSELPAAEPVLQLTYKIFGSSPPVRSFDPAKMLTDSGKLQTLDILLKRLRAENHRVLLFAQMTKMLNILEDYMNYRKYRYLRLDGSSTIMDRRDMVRDFQHRNDIFVFLLSTRAGGLGINLTAADTVIFYESDWNPTLDLQAMDRAHRLGQTKEVTVYRLICKETVEEKILQRASQKNTVQQLVMTGGHVQGDLLAPEDVVSLLLDDAQLEQKLKEASLHLGKDRKKKRGAKGIRIDAEGDASLEDFSNLAAQAAVNEPAPELDGGKANIKKRKPISDKQTTPKPRNPPKPPSNAQLFAEVNDPSLMTYGDDVIRDVDPQQKPKRLKRPKKSVNENIEPAFDAPIAMVPDLAEYPLQYNNFSTFDFQEAVEREVPPDSHPPT